The Actinosynnema mirum DSM 43827 genomic interval CGTCCGGTGCGCCGGCACCACGGCTTGCACCCGATCACGCAGGTCCAGCTTCGCCAGCAGCCGCGACACGTAGGTCTTCACCGTCTCCGGGCTGAGCACAAGCTCCACCGCGATCTCCGAGTTCGACCGCCCGTCCGCGACCAGCCGCAGCACCTCCAGCTCCCTCGGCGACAACCCGGCCAGCGCCCCGTGCACCGGTTCCTCGCGCGGCCTCACCCTGGTCGCGTAGCGCCCGATCAGCTCCCGCGTCACCGACGGGTCCAGCAGCGCCTCGCCGCGCGCCACCGTCCGCACCCCCTCCAGCAACCGCGCGGGCGGCGAGTCCTTCAGCAGGAACCCGCTCGCCCCCGCCCGCAGCGCCTCGTACACGTGGTGGTCGACGTTGAACGTGGTCACCACCAGCACCTTCACCGGCGCCGCAGCCTCAGGACCGGCCAGCGCCCTGGTCGCCGCGATGCCGTCCAGCTTCGGCATCCGCACGTCCATGACCACCACGTCCGGCCGCAACTGCGCCGCCAGCGCCAGCGCCTCCTCGCCGTCCGCCGCCTCCCCGACGACCTCCCCGCCCAGCTCCTCGGCCCGCCGCCGCAACCCCGCCAGCCCCCGCCCGTCCGGCGACGCCTCCGCGACCACCGCCCCCGAGGTCGTCACGACCACCTCCACCACCCCGCCCACCCGGCGCACCACCACCCCCGCGTGGGCAGCCCAGGAGCGTGCTTGACCGCGTTCGTCAGCGACTCCTGCACCACCCCGGTGCACCACGAGCCCCACCTCGGCGGACACCCCGTCCACCCCACCGCCCTCGACCAGCTCGACCAGCTCGACCAGCTGCCCACCCCGCCGGGCCCGCTCCACCAGCTCCCGAACCCCGTCCGGACCACCACCGGTCGCCTCCAGCACCCCCAGCAGGTCCCGCAGGTCGGCCAGCGCCCGCCGCCCGGTCCCCGCGACCACCTCCAGCGCCTCCCCGACCCGCTCCGGCGCGGTCGGCAGCAGCACCCCCGCCGCGTCGGCCTGCACGACCACCGCCGTCACGTGGTGGGTCACCACGTCGTGCAGCTCCCGCGCGATCCGCGCCCGCTCCTCCACGGCCGCCACCCGCGCGGTCAGCTCGCGCCGCTCCGCCTCCTCGGCGCGCCGCCGCCGCAGCCACGCCCCGGCCAGCCAGCACACCACCAGCACCGCCAGGTACGCGGCGAAGTCCCGCGCCCGCTGCGGCGACCCGGACGCGGCCAGCACCACGGCCAGCACCGCGTACCCGGCCACCGCGACCCCCGCCAGCAGCGCCCGCCGCCGCTCCGCCCACGCGCCCGCCGCGATCAGCGCCAGGTACAGCCCGACCCCGCCGAACGTCGTCGGGTACCCCAGCGCCTGGTGCAGCCCGAAAGCCCCGCCGACCAGCAGCAGGCACAGCGCGGGCCGCGTCCGGCGCGCCACCAGCGGCAGGCACTGGCCCAGCGCCAGCGCCACCCCGAGCGCGTCCGGCCCGACCTCGGGCAGGTCCCCGATCTCCGGGCCGATCACCGACGCCGTCGGCACGAACGCCAGCACGGCCAGCGCGACCGCCAGCGCCGCGTCCACCACCACGGGGGACACCCGGTCGCGGAGCGCGCGCAGCCGCGCGACGGCGGGGGAGGGGAGCGCCGGGCGATCGTAAGGGCTCCGGAACCGCCCGCCGGACGCCCGACCGCCGCCGTCCGCCCACCCGAAACCCGCCCGTCACCGGCCGTTCCCCGCGCCCGACCCGCCACCCATGATCGTTGGCGTCG includes:
- a CDS encoding response regulator, whose product is MAGLRRRAEELGGEVVGEAADGEEALALAAQLRPDVVVMDVRMPKLDGIAATRALAGPEAAAPVKVLVVTTFNVDHHVYEALRAGASGFLLKDSPPARLLEGVRTVARGEALLDPSVTRELIGRYATRVRPREEPVHGALAGLSPRELEVLRLVADGRSNSEIAVELVLSPETVKTYVSRLLAKLDLRDRVQAVVPAHRTGLVGGA